Part of the Gloeocapsa sp. PCC 73106 genome, GCTGATAATTAGGAGGTAATTAGGTTGGCAAGGAAACGTAAACGGAAGAGTCGCCGCCGCCTAGAAGGACGTAAGATACTGGCATTAGTCCCACAATACAATCTAGAAAGTGGTGAAGATAAACCAGTTACAGCAGCGCGCAAATACATTAAAAAAGAAGGAATTGATCCCCCGGCTGTCTTGGTTGTTAGACGCAACGAGCACACCACGGATAGATACTTTTGGGCAGAAAAGGGTTTGTTCGGTGCTCAATACGTGGAAGAGAACCATTTTCTCTTTCCCAGCTTAAGGGGTATCGCACCGACTAATAAAACTAATGCCGTAGCCGTCGTTGGTAGTTCGTAAACCTCAAAAAAATCAAGTTAGTACCACTCATAGTCTCGTGAGTGGTATTATCTTTTAGATTTTAAGAGATTTCTGTAAAGTTAGCAACTCATCTCGGTGAGCTTTAATCTCTATTTGAGTTTTAGAGTCATCGTGGCTGTCTGTTAGGGATTTGATCTGCAAAACTACTTCTTCTAGACGCCCCGCATTTTTCCAGTAGAAAATACCAGCGACTGGAGCGAGTAGGGGAAAGATTAATCCCAGAAAACTCAGGTGTGGATTAAGCAGAGAAATAACTAAAGCTAAAGATAGTAAGCCGAAAGCCGCTAGAACACTTAGTAAAATCGCCAAAAACCAGCTAGGACGGACAAAACCCTCGAAAACAACTCGATTATTTTGAGCATCTAGAGTCTTAATACGGTAAGCTCTAGATTCAAAGTAATTTTGTAATTGAGGCTTCAGGGTTTCTTCCGGTAACTTACTGATCAAGACAAGTTCTTCGATCCGCTCTTTAACCGAAGCCCGAATAAAGAAGAATAACCCTACCATCAGTAGTAGAGTTAAACAAAAAGTCGAGATAATGATTGGACTATTCACGTTTAACTAGTGTTTGTGAGTTTTAAAACAACAACTATGATTTACGACCATAGTATTTATTGTGATGATCGTAGTAATAGTAAGAGCCATGGCTATGACGAGTTACGTTATTAGCTACGACACCCAACAGGGATACATGAGACATTTTGAGTTGCTCTATACTTTGCTTAAACGCAGAGCGATCGGTTTTACCGATTTTAGCCACCAAAATAATACCAGTAGTTTTAGCCGCCAAAATGCGCGCATCAGCAAAGCCCAGCAGGGGTGGCGTATCGTAAATAACTAAATCAAAATCACCACAGTTCTCTAATTCTGTCATTACCTCTTGCATCCGTTGAGAAGATAGAAGACGCGTAGGGTCTGGAGGAATATCCCCCGCTGTAATAACCGAAATATTCTCCCAGTGAGGCACACTTTTAACCACCGATCGCCAATCACTATTCATAGCGATCACGTTGCTCAATCCCTTTTGATTTTCTACACCCAGACGATGATGAACTTGAGGACGTCGTAAATCAGCATCAATCAACAGCACTTT contains:
- a CDS encoding DUF3155 domain-containing protein, with amino-acid sequence MARKRKRKSRRRLEGRKILALVPQYNLESGEDKPVTAARKYIKKEGIDPPAVLVVRRNEHTTDRYFWAEKGLFGAQYVEENHFLFPSLRGIAPTNKTNAVAVVGSS
- a CDS encoding cofactor assembly of complex C subunit B; this encodes MNSPIIISTFCLTLLLMVGLFFFIRASVKERIEELVLISKLPEETLKPQLQNYFESRAYRIKTLDAQNNRVVFEGFVRPSWFLAILLSVLAAFGLLSLALVISLLNPHLSFLGLIFPLLAPVAGIFYWKNAGRLEEVVLQIKSLTDSHDDSKTQIEIKAHRDELLTLQKSLKI